The genomic region TGCACTTTTGAACATGAACTCTTCAGATACCTTTGTCATATCTTCATGAATTGAGTACAACAAATGTTCAGATTGTAAAGGCTCAGAGGCAGAGACTCTAGTTGCTTCAGCAACAACTGCAGTTCCACACTGATAATGAGGTTGAAGACAACTAATGTCATTCATGTCAGAAGCTTTACTTGTATCTATTAGTGATGAAGTCACTGtaccatttgcatttgcatttttttgTTCTGAGCACGTATGAGATATATCTTGTAAATTATGCTTTTCATGCACAAAGGACAACTGAGACTGCTCTTCTTCTGACACATCACTACAGGTGCTTTTCTGATTATGATGGTCAACCTCAGAGAAACTTGATTGTGCAGCTGCATTACATGCACCCAAAGAAAGTTGTATCTGATCACTTCTTTGGTCATCAGAACCTTGTTGACCTCTTGGGGAAAGGCCAAACTTTTGATGTGGTAGCAAGCTCAAACCTGAACCCTCAACATCTGTCTTGAGCTGTAACCGAGGAAGAGAAGCTGGAATGGATGCAATAGAGCTTGCTGATGCAGATTCAGGCCTCAAATGTGTTGCCATGGAAATGACAGACGGTACAGTGCCCCTATTATGAGGCAGAGGGACCCCTGGGGGTTTTAGTTTACTACCTTGAGGGATACCACTTGGCCCTTTAGGAATTGACTTGGGTGGCAGAAAATGATTACTACTAGATCGCTTTTGTACAGCAGGATGTGGAGCGCGGATAACTTTTTCCTACAACAGCCAAGATACAGTCAATTTCTAGAAACAGTAATACTAGATTAGGAAAAAATCAGGAACCTTTAAAGTCAGCTAATGCCATTACAAAACAGTGTCAGTGAAGCAGAACAGAGGGAGATAATAAAAGCTAACCGTATCAAAAAAACCATGCTTTGGGGTAGGCATTCTCAATCCTGTGGGCTTTGATTGTAAATTTACTGGACGGGGGCAGCCAGATTTACTTGGAGGATCTTTGGCTGAAAAAATCATACTATTGTGAGCAGCACTTGTAGAAACAGATTTTGTAGGTAAGTCTGCTACTTTTCCCTTTCCAAATCCATGGTTTTGCTTGTAATTTGTAGGATCCTTGGCAGTAAGAGTCATATTACTACGTGCAGTAGCTGTAGAACCAGACTTTAAAGGAGGTACACCCACTGCAATTCTCTTTTCAAGTCCCTGGTTTTGCTTACTACAATGTGAGAGTGCTGAATCTGTAGATACACCAGAACCAATTTTGGGTCTAAAGTGTTCATGAACATTATGATCAGCAGCCAAAGGCTCTGAATTACTAATTTTCAAGTCAGAAGAAATGGTAGAGAAAACAAGTTCAGAAGTCTTAGGCAGAATCTTGTTGCTCAAATCTGTTGTTCCAGAAGGCACAGGTATCTCAACCGTAAGAGAAGATGCTGAATGTTTAGAAGAATCCCAGAgctcagaagtagaagaatttagGGATATAACAGATCTGCCACTGGTTCCAAGattttcttttgcctttgatggCGTGTTTCTGTGCATGGTAGCCCTGGTCCCATTAACTGCATGAACTATGGCCCTCATATTAAAGAAATATTTACAATACATTTTTAATGTATGGTGCCAATTTAGTCTCACAAAACAAAGAAATACAATAAGCAAGAAGTTTGTctctaattaatttatcaaaaatacATACACTAGTTCCCAAAATAGCTTtcagttttaatttttaaaacGACAGATATTTAATATTCATATTGTGTTGATTTGACAAAATCCCAAGTCAACATATTACAACATCCAGACAGAAAAAGAATCCTATCTTATTCATTCATAGCAATACTCGATGCACTTACACTACTCATGCATTTACATTCAATATGAATACTACCATAGTCTATAAAGAACATTTTTAGTCTAAGAAAACACCAAACTGAATAGCAAACCTGGCACAGCATTTCCATGTGAATATTTCGTGCGTTTATGACCTGCAGGAACTTTCTTTGTGGCTATTGTTGGAGTAGAAGAACAATTCTTTCCAGATGCATCATCTAGTTGACTTGGTTTTCGGAGCTCCTCGGTACCCTTACTGCTAGATTTCTTAAATGTTTGTTAAGTTAAGGAAACACAAATATGATTGAAGTGATAAACGTCAGCCATTTCTTTCAAATTAATTTCACAATATAAATTCATAAACTAGTAGCACAGTTTCTGACATGTTAGAAAGGGATATGTAGAGGAGTCTTGAACTCCATGAGAAGATTTTCTCTCAGGACTCTTAGGTACATTTGTGGCAATATCCTTTTGTTGAGTAGCCAAAATCCTTGTCTGAAACACACCAAAAACAACATTAGAATCAACTCATTATATAACTATAGAGAGAGAATTCTGAAGAAGAAAGAATAGAAAATaccaaaattaaaatttaaaatgtcaTTCAAGAAATCTCACATTGGGAAGCGAATGCAGCTTTGATTGAGCGGGTACTGTGCCCAACAATGCCGCATTTGATGTATGTGACTCTGTGAATAGGTTTTCTTCAAGTGTCTCTAAAGCCAGAATATCTCCACTAAGGGTAGAATTTGAATCCATCGAAGATCTTACAGAGTCCTCTTCTTCAATACTAGACAATAAAGTCTCATTTGACTTACTGAAAGTCTTGTTTAGAAGTGATAATTCTACAGGATTAAGAACTCCTGCAGAAAACAAACTTTATTAACCTACACAGAGCATTTTTGTGTAAAACGCAAATGCAATGAtagcaaaaacaaagaaaaaaaaaactaaactgaAGCAATATCTCGTGTTGTACCTTCACTAGTAAAGAAGGCTTGATCCCAGGCTAGACTTTTCCTCAAGTTCAATTGGGCagcccttttttttctttttggttgtaaATCTTCCTCACAGAGAGGTGGATATCCACCCTCTATGGCTGGATTTGTCATTATGTTCTGTTTGTCTACTTCACAATTAACAACATCCTTGCTCGTCACCAATTGCTCCTTGCTTTCCCCACATTCCTTTTTTGACTCTGGCATTTCAATGTTTTCAACATTTCAACATCATATACTTGACCAACAATATTACTGAAGCAAATAGCAAAGTTAGTCATATTCCTATTATATTTGCCTACATAACTAAAAGCATATGGAGCAACCCTACGTGCCTTTCCAAGATTCACAAATAAATCAGTAACTTCTAGACCTAGGAACACATGATTTAAGATCCAGTCAAAAAACTCAATGCAGATACCTCATATCCAGCTGCTGGGTTAGCAATAGTCACGCTGCATTTCAATATTGTGCACATTTAAGTTGTTGAATACTTTATTTTTTGTCGAATCAATTGAATACAAAAGTAATGGCTTATAAACAAAGTTACCCCGAGTTTCTGGGACGGGGACGGCAAGGGACGGCGGGACGTGTTTccaggacggcaaatttttttgccaaatttggggacagcgggggacggcaaaggggacggctatataaaatataggaaaaatttaaaatatataggaaaatttcaaaattctaaatgttcatatgaaaacatggataaagcatgcatacatacattatattcatatgaaaacaataaaacatggatatagcatgtgtatgatactatgaaaagttgaaaacattttagaatgtaaattgtgaacatacaacattgttaatactcaatagacaatatgcaattatgcattcataaatcagaatttcaattcattcacattgtcaatatgcatatcaatagactcagaggttaaattttccctacttctatcgacgcagtttccccccatatttttcaacgagggtttgggggcagtgcccccaaggtggggtcaaggggcactgccccttgcgcgctcccttcgcgatacagggcggggtcgaggggcagtgccccgcgaggccaaaaaaacttattctttaataaaggcgttgggtgttatttttctattgactcgccgagtttggcaattttctaatctctgtgtcaaaatACCCAAAGGCTACActactgccatatagtttcattgtcaaaattatgaattaaattaataaatttaaaatttaattaatgttatcttttaattttttttatttttaataacaatttgaattaataaggggccgatattagaaaatttaaataaaaaattgaaaacacaacttttaatattttttaagggccttagaTATGGGGGACGTTTGGCCGTCCCCGGGAGGGATTGGGGACGTCCCAACCGTCCTCGGGACGTACGGACGCCCCCCAGAGCTAGGGCAGGCATCCCCccatttcggggacgtcccctcaaaatacagggcaatttggggatggggggaaacgtcccctggccgtccccaagtccccaaaACGTCCACGAGACGGGGATAggggttttcaggtcggggacgcgTCCCCAGGTAACTCTAGTTATAAATTTTGCATgctgatattcatcatttataaaCAGTTAAAACAAGGCCCTTGGGTTGTTTAAGACAACTTAGAGAAACCCGAGGCATAACTTAATGAACCATCAAAAGCAGTTCTTCATTTATAAATGGTTAAAAAAAGTGTAAAATCTGCCCATCAAGCACTACAATTTTCTTTTAATACACTTAATATTGATTATCAACTTaatcaaccaaacatttttcatctAGCTTAAAAGAGTTGACTTCGAAAAAATTTCATTCACCCTGGTGTTGTCAACTCAACGAAACACTTATATACTCACACTCCAAAGTGTTAAGCTCCCATAATAAGGATCAACCTTAGACCCAGACCTAAGCCTCGAGGGTTCATTTGTGATGACCCTGCCTACATACACTCTCGTGGGAAATCAAAGGCTTCATCGTTCACACTCAAATGTTAGAGGGATTTCATCTCCTCTTATGAGATCTCTTTAGACCCTAACTATTAATTAAGTGAATCTATAGAATTACTCCCATTACAATAAAAAGATAACCATTGCCATCAAATGTTGATTTCGAATCCAACATTACCAATCATTAGTGTAgaaacatacacatatacatagggGTCATTTCATACCATAATCCCAAGATCACACACACCATGATTGTCTCAAGCATACACCACATATACACAAGGTGACTAGCTCACACACACAAGTACACAAGCTGACCAGCTCCAGCATACATCACATATACACGGTGAGCAGCTCCAACATACATCACAAATACATTGTGATGGGATCCAGCATACATCACACATACACACTGACTAGCTTCTGCATACATCATGAATACATAGTGGGTGGCCCACACAAGCATCACAAGACAATAATGATTGGCTCATCACAAAGACAATAGTGACTAGCTCATCCACAATGGCTAACTAACACATATCCATAATGTATCCTAGATAGAAAAGGAAAGTCGATGCATTACGCACTACACCATGGGTCCCATTCATCATCCTAGTCTTCTGCACCAATGGCAACTGGGAAGAGGATTTGGTGTATCCCATACTCTACCAGGGGTCCATCCTCAACCCAACAGGATAAAGTACACCATCTAACAATTGAGAAGAGGATTCAATGCATCCCATACTACATCGTAGATCCTTCCTCAATCCCAAGAATTTGTGCAAGTAGTGAACCAACCTAGCATGGTGGATTTCAACTTCAATTGTCTATAGAGCACTATGACAAGTTTGTCAACCCAAGAAGTAGCTTTCAACATATACCACTGGTGGCTTTAGTGATATTGTCAGCTATCTTCTTCACAATCCCatgtaaacactttgcattgtccCCCCCATGCTATAAGTGACTCTCAGTGAACCTTCCCAATACAATCGTTAGCTCCAATTACCGTTACCCATGCGATAAGGTAACTACTCGTGCAAACATTACCATATCAAATCCTGGATAGGCCCTAGTGATTCTTCACCCCCATGAACTAGGTGAATGCTAGCTAATCCAAAAGATACAACAGTAGCTCTAAGCATCTGCTATTGGCACAGTCCATTGACAACCTGCTAATTGTTATTGTACCATGTCCAAGGTCCATTGGCAACTTCACCTCTGTAATGTCCCCGTTTGAGATTTGCCATAATTTGGACCTGAGACGACAATTCCAACTTAATGTGAGAATTATAATACATTTATAAATACAATTTTATCAAATCTTAAGGcatttcattataatatttgaCTTTAAAATTTTAAGAATAGTACGGGAGATAGAACTTATCTTGCTTTATTGTAATAATTTTCCCTTGGATTGTCAAGTGGAGAAGTTAATCAATGTAAATGCCGAATGTCTTTGTAATAATGAGAACTAAGTTTACTTCTAATTACAGAGATTCTATAAGCAATAACTTTGACATAATTTGAATTTCTGATCTGAATTTGATGGACTCTGATTTCTTATGCTGTTGATTACAATGTAATTGCCTTAAGTCCTGTCCTAACTTCCCTTGAAAGACTTCTATAATATCCTTACAATCTCTTCATAAAAAACTGCAAGTAATCTCCTTCTCCAGTCTGCTTTAACCAAGAAGGGGGTCTGATGTGACGTACCAAAGTATTATGACTGACTGAGTTTATGGTCTGTATAAGTAAGATTAGAATGTCTGATCCCTATATCGATCTGTTTGCTGACTCTGATTTATTGCCTTGATAACCCTACGTTGTATAGTTGTGGATCTGTTTGAATGTGATAGAATAGAAGTCCTTATATCTGATCACCCTTCCTGAATTAATTCGTTATAGTCATGTAGTTTCTTTGACACTGTCTCTGAACAATATTCCCTTTGTTCATGCGTCCCTGGCCATGCCAATGGTGATGATATGCCACCAATTACCTGGTAGATCATAGACTCTTTGAGCTCTCTTGATCTGAGttattatatttaaataatgtTACATCTTCCCTTATATCATTCTATCCATTTAATAACTGAAGTATTTGTCATAAATTCCCCCCATGGAAAGAATTCAATCTTCCTTTAAGCATCCTTTGCACGGAATGGTTGCAATTTGTAGTGAATAGTCATATCTTTTGTCAATGATTATACTTCCTTAATATCGCACCTTTCCATAGTAAATCATTTTAACTTAATCTGCATATATGTTTGACCGCCTTAAGGTACCTGTTGTCAATAATTGTTTTCTCCGTTCTTCACATTACTGACTGCTAATTCCTTATTAACTATTGCATTGTACTCCATAATTATAAAATCGCTTTTTCCTTAATGATTAAGGTAAAGCTCTTTTCTTAATCCATAGTCTTTGCTATCATCAGCAGTGTAATACAAACAATTATATCGGTTGGTTATCGGATTCCATGTGGAACTTCAAGCTCTTCTGACTTCAACACCTTAATCGGCGCCTATAATTTCACTTGAATATAGTATCAATCATAATTATTAAGATCGGCAATCAAATGAATCAAAGGTTATAGTTTGACAGCTGAGTCAAATCTTTATCGGCTCCATATATCTTATTTATTCCATCGCTATTGATAGGGAATATAGTCACTGTCTTCTATCATCGATTCTTTATTAATACCTTGTCATTCTTTAACTAACAGTTAACCATCCTTTGGTTGTTGATTTCCATCATCGTTTCAGCGACAATAGTGAATATGCGTTTGGTTGTTCTGAGATTAAGTCCCTCTTTAACATGAGTCACTGCTTAATAGAGTAATTGCAATGCTCCCGTCACTGATTCAGTTGCTTATAAGTGTCCTCCCTTGGTATATGTGGTTGGTCTTACAAGTATTATTGTTGTGTGTAAGATGGTTAATTTGCAAGGTCACCATCATGACAATAAAGCTTGGATGCTTGCAAGTCCGTATGCCTTTGTAACTTTGGTCTTATTGACCAGGATCATATATTCAGATTGTCCACTATCCCTTATTCACAtcatttataaagataatacaaggagctttcttaaTTATAGCAATACTAGACGGAGTCTTACTTGGGGACAACACAACCTCCATGAACCATGTGAATGCCGAC from Cryptomeria japonica chromosome 3, Sugi_1.0, whole genome shotgun sequence harbors:
- the LOC131038948 gene encoding uncharacterized protein LOC131038948, whose amino-acid sequence is MHRNTPSKAKENLGTSGRSVISLNSSTSELWDSSKHSASSLTVEIPVPSGTTDLSNKILPKTSELVFSTISSDLKISNSEPLAADHNVHEHFRPKIGSGVSTDSALSHCSKQNQGLEKRIAVGVPPLKSGSTATARSNMTLTAKDPTNYKQNHGFGKGKVADLPTKSVSTSAAHNSMIFSAKDPPSKSGCPRPVNLQSKPTGLRMPTPKHGFFDTEKVIRAPHPAVQKRSSSNHFLPPKSIPKGPSGIPQGSKLKPPGVPLPHNRGTVPSVISMATHLRPESASASSIASIPASLPRLQLKTDVEGSGLSLLPHQKFGLSPRGQQGSDDQRSDQIQLSLGACNAAAQSSFSEVDHHNQKSTCSDVSEEEQSQLSFVHEKHNLQDISHTCSEQKNANANGTVTSSLIDTSKASDMNDISCLQPHYQCGTAVVAEATRVSASEPLQSEHLLYSIHEDMTKVSEEFMFKSAAKEISSNRSPLDVNSNLLNSLDHGTFQKHANGQNSVDNTKSLALSAVSSPILDDIADKENMLGHEEQAMDSHEEQAMDSHRGINSSRKLVDDMNIQVQNIKNLEAPPFSEEWLRAMEAAGEELLQMKSGRVQHSPPDKIVPEPGPWSPVRRHSQQIGPFDCTKYTNAPGTSGDCQDQ
- the LOC131873913 gene encoding uncharacterized protein LOC131873913, with product MDITGKVDDLIDVSAEDDSLLTSPATNYNENFEFSQSPATSVRPPVLSDSPKSKKECGESKEQLVTSKDVVNCEVDKQNIMTNPAIEGGYPPLCEEDLQPKRKKRAAQLNLRKSLAWDQAFFTSEGVLNPVELSLLNKTFSKSNETLLSSIEEEDSVRSSMDSNSTLSGDILALETLEENLFTESHTSNAALLGTVPAQSKLHSLPNTRILATQQKDIATNVPKSPERKSSHGVQDS